The following are encoded together in the Bacteroidales bacterium genome:
- a CDS encoding NAD(P)-dependent oxidoreductase, with amino-acid sequence MKIFITGATGFIGKHLVKKLVEEDHEITINLFGEEQSPFDDTVFTYKLNETNIPKDTEYLIRESFDGIIHLASLYLTIHKPEDAVKLIDSNVRFSTYILECASQAKLKWFINTGTFWQNYQNADYSPVNLYAATKQAFESIAKYYIETNQIKFATLRLCDTYGPDDTRPKIFNLWELIAKSGESLDMSAGEQLIDISYIDDIVDAFLLLANHLQTDHPDISNGAVYAVKAEKLYTLKELAAIFEEATSFKLNINWGEKPYRDREVMIPWGKGSIVPGWMPKIDVQDGINLTFKSLK; translated from the coding sequence ATGAAGATATTTATTACAGGAGCAACAGGTTTTATCGGCAAACATTTGGTTAAAAAGCTCGTTGAGGAAGATCATGAGATAACAATAAATTTGTTTGGAGAAGAACAATCTCCCTTTGATGATACGGTTTTTACCTACAAGCTAAACGAAACAAACATTCCGAAGGATACTGAATACTTAATCAGGGAATCTTTTGACGGAATAATTCATTTAGCTTCTCTTTATCTTACCATACATAAACCTGAAGATGCAGTAAAGCTAATTGATTCTAATGTAAGGTTTAGTACATATATTCTTGAATGTGCTTCGCAAGCCAAGTTAAAATGGTTTATTAATACAGGTACCTTTTGGCAGAACTATCAAAATGCTGATTACTCACCGGTAAACCTTTATGCAGCAACCAAACAGGCATTCGAAAGTATTGCCAAATATTATATAGAAACGAATCAAATCAAATTCGCCACACTCCGGCTTTGCGACACTTATGGACCAGATGATACCAGACCTAAAATATTTAACTTATGGGAACTGATTGCTAAAAGTGGTGAATCGTTAGATATGTCTGCAGGTGAACAACTCATTGATATTTCATATATCGATGATATTGTAGATGCTTTTTTATTGCTTGCAAACCATCTTCAAACCGATCATCCAGATATTTCCAATGGTGCAGTTTATGCTGTAAAGGCAGAAAAACTATATACTCTTAAAGAATTGGCAGCTATTTTTGAAGAAGCGACAAGTTTTAAACTTAATATCAATTGGGGAGAAAAGCCATATCGGGATCGGGAAGTAATGATTCCCTGGGGAAAAGGGTCGATTGTACCTGGATGGATGCCGAAAATTGATGTTCAGGATGGTATAAACCTGACTTTTAAAAGCTTAAAATGA
- a CDS encoding dTDP-4-dehydrorhamnose 3,5-epimerase family protein: protein MYIENTPIPGLKLIHLKEFKDNRGSFIKVFNEDFFAENGLKTNFKESYYSISHKNVIRGMHFQIPPAEHTKLVYVNQGSIIDVVLDIRKSSPTFGQHFFIELNTENPILIYIPVGIAHGFFSLDDHTMVTYLQTSCYNNACDKGIKYNSFGMDWGIVNPIMNERDLSFPDFADTNFNFE, encoded by the coding sequence ATGTACATAGAAAATACCCCAATCCCCGGACTTAAACTCATTCACTTAAAGGAATTCAAAGACAACCGTGGCAGTTTTATTAAAGTTTTTAACGAAGATTTCTTTGCTGAAAACGGATTGAAAACCAACTTCAAAGAAAGCTATTATTCCATTTCTCATAAAAACGTTATCCGTGGCATGCATTTTCAGATCCCTCCGGCCGAGCATACGAAATTAGTTTATGTGAATCAGGGTTCTATCATAGATGTGGTACTCGATATTCGTAAATCGTCCCCAACTTTTGGGCAGCATTTCTTCATCGAATTAAATACCGAAAACCCTATCCTGATTTATATCCCGGTTGGCATTGCACATGGTTTTTTTAGTCTGGATGACCATACAATGGTTACCTATTTACAAACCTCATGCTACAACAATGCTTGCGACAAAGGCATAAAATACAACTCTTTTGGAATGGACTGGGGCATCGTAAACCCAATTATGAATGAGCGCGATTTAAGTTTCCCGGATTTTGCGGATACAAATTTTAATTTTGAGTGA